CGAGCGTTGTTTCTGGCAAGGCAATAGCGACGGACAACGCTGGTGGACCGAATTGGCGCGCATTCTCGATCGCAAGCTGATGACGCAGTGGGATATGCCCGCGGATGGCTGAAACCCGACAGATGGCGGCTACAAAGCCCTTGTCTGATACAGTTTTCCATGCGCCGCTAATGGCTCTGAAACCTCCCGCACAGACCCTCGCTCCAGCGCTGCCACGGTCAATTTGTATATGCGGCATTAACCAAAAAATCAGAACTCTCTGCCAAGGGAGTTATGTGGGAAACCATATTAGTGGCGCGAAGAAACGGAGCGGACCATAAAATTTCGGCCATCTCGACTGGACGGTATCTTTGGCTCGGACCCGCTGAACGATCGGGTTAAGCGAGCGCTCGTCTCTACCCTGTATACCTCGCCCATCTCGCTGCTGCTCGGTGCGCTGTGCGGAGTGTTGGCGGCCGTCTTCATCGCCTGGCAGGCGGAGAGCCAAGCACTTTACATCGCCGCTGTGGTCATCACCATCGTCTCGACCTTCCGCGTCACCATTGCCTATATGTTCGAGGATCGCAGCCGCCGCGGCGATGCCGAAGCCTTTGAAACACTTTATGAAGCCGGCGCCTGGGCCTATGCGCTGTCGCTGGGCATGGTCACGGCTCTCGCGGTGGCTTTTGCCGACGATCCGACGCTGCATGTGCTGGCCTCGACCAACGCCATCGGTTACGCTGCCGGCATATCGGGGCGCAATGCCGGGCGCCCGGTCATTGCTATTGGCCAGATTATTCTCACCACCCTGCCGCCAGCACTGGCGCTGTGGTTCAGCGGCATCGTCTCCTACAAGATATTGGCGATCACCATCGTACTGTTCGATACCGCGATGATTGGCATCACCATTAACACCTTTGCCATTGTCCGCGATTCCTTCGACGCTGCCGAGCAGAATGCCGAGCTGGCCGAGAAAATGCGCAGCTATGCCCGCACCGATATTGTCACCGGGCTGCTCAACCGTGCCGGCCTGAACGGTCAGCTGGTGAAACTGCTGGCGAAAAACGAGAATGATGCTGCAATCAGCGTCTTCTGGCTCGATCTTGACCGGTTCAAGGAGGTCAATGACACGCTGGGCCATCCCGTTGGCGACAGACTGCTCGCCGAAACCGCAAAAAGGCTGCGGCGGATCTGCCCGGAAGACATTGTCGCGCGCTTTGGCGGTGATGAATTTGTTGTCGTCAGCTCCAAAACCGAACGCAGCACCATCGAAGCGATGGCCGAGGACATATTGACCGAGCTGACCCGGCCATTGCGGCTCGACGGCCACCGGCTGGAAATCGGTGTGTCGATCGGCATTGCGCAAATGCCGGAAAACGGCACCGATCTTGACGGTGTGATGCAATGCGCCGACCTTGCCCTCTATCACAGCAAGGTCAATGGCCGGAACCAGTACAGCTTCTTCGCCAAGTCGATGAACCGTGACCTGGTGCGCCGCCGCGAAATCGAGACGGAATTGCGTGCCGCAATCCAGAAGAACGAACTCAGCCTCTATTACCAGCCGATCGTCGATCTCAAGACCGGACGCATCAAGGCGTTCGAGGCATTGGTACGCTGGTTCCATCCGGAAAAGGGCGAGCTTGAACCGACCGAGTTCATCCCGGTTGCAGAAGATACCGGGCTGATCATCACTCTCGGCAACTGGATCACCGCGCGTGCCTGTGAGGCGGCAACCCAATGGCCCGAAGATATCGCCGTCTGTGTCAATGTCAGCCCGGTGCAGATGACCGCCCCGGGCGCGGCACTGGGCATCTTGCGCGCCATCCGCGATGCCGGGATCGCGCCACAACGTCTGGAACTGGAGATCACCGAGACGGTGTTCATCGACGAGGATGCCGCCATTTCCGACTTTATGGATACGCTGTCGCTCGAAGGTATCCGCATCGCGCTGGACGATTTCGGCACGGGATATTCCTCTCTATCCTATCTGCACAGCTATAATTTCAGCAAGATCAAGGTCGACCGTTCGTTCGTCAGTGGCCCCAATGCCGGTGCGAAGTCCAATGCCATTATCCGTGCCGTTGCCGAACTGGCAAGCACGCTCGACATGACGATTGTCGCCGAAGGTATTGAAAATCCCGATCATGCCCGTTCGGTCCAACAGGCAGGCTGCACCCAGGGCCAAGGCTATTATTACAGCCGACCGGTGCCCGAAACGCAAGCGCTCAAGCTTGCCAGTCTGGGCCGCACTGCAGCGCTCGATATCGATTGGGAAACGACAGCTTATCCTTTGCCGGCCAGGAGCTGATACTGGCTATGCTATTCGGCACCATCCGCCAGATTGCGCGGCTGACCGATATGCGTCACATCATCCATTGCCTGTTTGCGCACCCGGGTCTGTGCCGAAACCAGTTTCAGCATGAGCTTGAGATCCTGTTCACGCAGCTTGAGTGCTGAATCCGCCCATAGCTCAACAACGGCCTGCAATTCCTCGAGGCGGATATCAGCGACCAGATTCATCGCGCGGTTCGAGCCGAGGCGCCCGCTGAGACGGCGTTTTTCGCGTCTGATGAACTTGCGCACCGCAGCCACGCCTTCGCCGGGTTCGACCAGTTCGTGCACCAGTCCCATATCGTACAGCTCTTCGGCGATATAGGTCTTGCCGCCCATGATCATGCGTTCAGCCATGGCGGTGCCCAGCTTGCGCGACAAGATGCAATGCGCCCCCATTCCCGGGAACAGACCGAACATCGTCTCCGGCAGCCCGAATTTACTGCCTTTTTCGGCGATGATCAGGTCGAAGGAGAGCAACGCCTCGAAACCGCCGCCCAGTGCGTCACCCTCGACCAGGCCGATAGTGACCATCGGCAGATCCAGCGCATGCATATTGCGGTGCAGGATCCCGACACATTTGCGGCCATAATCGACCAGTGCCTCGCGATTGCCGGCACGTATATGCGACACAAACAGATCGAGATCGCCACCATAGCAGAACACGCCGGGGCAGCGCGACCCCAATACGAGAAAGCTGAGCGGCAGCTTGTCCGGCCCGAAACTGGTGCGGATGGCATTCTGCCAGCGGCGGAAATCATCGAGCATTGATGGGTTGAAGCTGGGTCGCCCAATCGGGTTCATATAGGTCCAGAGCGTCGCCTGATCCTGTTCATAAAGACAGTCCAGTTCGCCAAGTCGATAGAGATCGGGATCGACGGCCAGGCGATTGCGGGTTTCTGCTTCGCGCTGGCGCAAAAGGCCGTTGACATCGGCGCGAACGTTTAACGCACTGGTATCAGTAGCGTTTTTATCATGCGCTATCCCCATTGCCACGCTCCATGCCGTTTGCGACTTTTCTTGTGTCTTATGAATAGCGTCGGAAGTGGATCCTTTGCAAACCATTAACCATAGAAAACGACAAATTCTTTTCAGTTCACCGTATTTTATTTAGTTGCTTCTGAAATTATCAGATACTGTCCCGTCCTGAGACGTAACATATGTGCAACGACGGCTAACGGCTTGTAAAAAGGCTGTGCCGCGTAAAAAGATGTATCATATTGGTCGCCGCCGGCAGGTCAGGACATCGCAACTGGTATCAAACGCGCATCAACGCCCGCTGAAGCGTGGCTTGCGTTTCTCCAGAATGGCGTCGATCGCCTCGCGATGGTCGTCCA
Above is a genomic segment from Pseudomonadota bacterium containing:
- a CDS encoding EAL domain-containing protein; the encoded protein is MLAAVFIAWQAESQALYIAAVVITIVSTFRVTIAYMFEDRSRRGDAEAFETLYEAGAWAYALSLGMVTALAVAFADDPTLHVLASTNAIGYAAGISGRNAGRPVIAIGQIILTTLPPALALWFSGIVSYKILAITIVLFDTAMIGITINTFAIVRDSFDAAEQNAELAEKMRSYARTDIVTGLLNRAGLNGQLVKLLAKNENDAAISVFWLDLDRFKEVNDTLGHPVGDRLLAETAKRLRRICPEDIVARFGGDEFVVVSSKTERSTIEAMAEDILTELTRPLRLDGHRLEIGVSIGIAQMPENGTDLDGVMQCADLALYHSKVNGRNQYSFFAKSMNRDLVRRREIETELRAAIQKNELSLYYQPIVDLKTGRIKAFEALVRWFHPEKGELEPTEFIPVAEDTGLIITLGNWITARACEAATQWPEDIAVCVNVSPVQMTAPGAALGILRAIRDAGIAPQRLELEITETVFIDEDAAISDFMDTLSLEGIRIALDDFGTGYSSLSYLHSYNFSKIKVDRSFVSGPNAGAKSNAIIRAVAELASTLDMTIVAEGIENPDHARSVQQAGCTQGQGYYYSRPVPETQALKLASLGRTAALDIDWETTAYPLPARS
- a CDS encoding crotonase/enoyl-CoA hydratase family protein, with product MGIAHDKNATDTSALNVRADVNGLLRQREAETRNRLAVDPDLYRLGELDCLYEQDQATLWTYMNPIGRPSFNPSMLDDFRRWQNAIRTSFGPDKLPLSFLVLGSRCPGVFCYGGDLDLFVSHIRAGNREALVDYGRKCVGILHRNMHALDLPMVTIGLVEGDALGGGFEALLSFDLIIAEKGSKFGLPETMFGLFPGMGAHCILSRKLGTAMAERMIMGGKTYIAEELYDMGLVHELVEPGEGVAAVRKFIRREKRRLSGRLGSNRAMNLVADIRLEELQAVVELWADSALKLREQDLKLMLKLVSAQTRVRKQAMDDVTHIGQPRNLADGAE